Genomic segment of Candidatus Effluviviaceae Genus I sp.:
TCACAATCCCCACGACCGCCTTCGCCGTCACGAGAATCCCGTCCCGCGCGTTCAGCGCCTCGAGGCACATCACGTACAGCCCCGACGGCAGCAGGCCGCCGTCGAACCCAGTCCCGTCCCACAGGACCTCGTGGAGGCTCGCCACGCGCTCGTGGTCCATGAGCACCGCCCGCGCGCGGCCGCGGACGTCGTACACCGTCAGCCGCGCCACCGCGTGCGCGACGGGGAGCTCCATGACCACCGCCACCCGGTCGTCCCGCCCGTCGCCGTTCGGTGAGAACGGGTTGGGGAACACCGTGAGCTTCCCCGCCGAGGGGAACGCCGCGATGTGGATGCTGTTGACCCTGCCGGGCGTCGCTCCCGCAGGCGACACCGAGCTTCCCCAGTTGCCCGGGTCGTCCGGCGAGAGGTCCGGCCTCACCCGTTCGAGCGACACGCCGCGCGCGCCCCCCCACCTGTGGCTGTAGGACACCCGGTCCATCACCGTCCCGTAGCGGTCCAGGAGCACGACCGTATCGTCGGCGCTGAGCGCCATCCATCGCAGCATCTCCATGAGCGGGGCCGGGGTGCCGGGGAGAAGCGCTGTGTCCTGCGCCACGACGACGAACCCGCCGGGCGGCACGACGAGGAGCGAGTCAACCAGAAGTGACTGCGCGACCCGGTCGTCGCCGACGAGCCAGCCGTCCATCCTGACCGTCTCTCCCGACGCGTTCACCAGCTCGAGCCACTCCGTCGCGCTGTCGGCCGGTGAGTACATGATCTCGTTCACGGCGAGGAGCGCGCCGAACCCGCCGACCGTGAAGCTCGTGCGCCGCGCGTTGTCGTTCGGGTTCTCGTCGTGGCCGCACTCGAGGGTCAGCACGGCCGTGTGGTACCCGGGCGCCGGTGACGACCAGGTGAGCGTGAGCGTCACGGAGTCCCGCGGGGCGAGCGCCGCGTCGGACGAAATGGACGCCACGGGCACA
This window contains:
- a CDS encoding lamin tail domain-containing protein, giving the protein VPVASISSDAALAPRDSVTLTLTWSSPAPGYHTAVLTLECGHDENPNDNARRTSFTVGGFGALLAVNEIMYSPADSATEWLELVNASGETVRMDGWLVGDDRVAQSLLVDSLLVVPPGGFVVVAQDTALLPGTPAPLMEMLRWMALSADDTVVLLDRYGTVMDRVSYSHRWGGARGVSLERVRPDLSPDDPGNWGSSVSPAGATPGRVNSIHIAAFPSAGKLTVFPNPFSPNGDGRDDRVAVVMELPVAHAVARLTVYDVRGRARAVLMDHERVASLHEVLWDGTGFDGGLLPSGLYVMCLEALNARDGILVTAKAVVGIVR